In a single window of the Helicobacter felis ATCC 49179 genome:
- the thiE gene encoding thiamine phosphate synthase, with the protein MGIELKGLYAISDPQLTPYDRLLNLAERAIEGGVSFLQLRDKQSSDSELLGLAKELNDLCTKKGVGFVINDRLSLALECNAWGLHLGEADIPLSEARALFGGVIGVSCYGDLEKAKQAQAQGADYVAFGACFRSPSKPSAPCIDLEVLERAKACLTIPVCAIGGISVQNVAQLKHADMIALISALWQGDVRTNAQKLLENWHAH; encoded by the coding sequence ATGGGAATAGAACTTAAAGGCTTGTATGCGATCAGTGATCCCCAACTCACCCCCTATGATCGCCTACTCAATCTAGCCGAGCGCGCCATTGAGGGGGGGGTGAGTTTTTTGCAACTGCGCGATAAGCAGAGTAGCGATAGCGAACTTTTAGGTTTGGCTAAAGAATTAAACGATTTATGTACCAAAAAGGGTGTGGGTTTTGTGATCAATGATCGTCTTTCTCTAGCCCTAGAGTGTAACGCGTGGGGGTTGCACTTAGGCGAGGCAGACATACCCTTAAGCGAGGCGCGCGCGCTCTTTGGTGGAGTGATCGGGGTCTCTTGCTATGGAGACTTAGAAAAAGCCAAACAAGCCCAAGCGCAGGGAGCGGATTATGTCGCTTTTGGGGCGTGTTTTAGATCGCCTAGCAAGCCTAGCGCACCTTGTATAGATTTAGAAGTCTTAGAGCGTGCTAAGGCGTGCTTAACAATCCCGGTGTGTGCCATCGGGGGGATCAGCGTCCAAAATGTCGCTCAACTTAAACACGCAGATATGATCGCACTCATCAGCGCGCTTTGGCAGGGTGATGTGCGCACTAATGCGCAAAAATTACTAGAAAATTGGCATGCGCATTAA
- the guaA gene encoding glutamine-hydrolyzing GMP synthase, with amino-acid sequence MADLEILVLDFGSQTTQLIARRLRECGVYTEIYPYNLPLEQIRAKAPKGIILSGGPASVYDSQAYHCDPKILNLNIPILGICYGMQWLVHTLGGRVARASSQEFGRAHLENLQTNPLLEGIDPSSVVWMSHGDRVEVMPLDFEVLAQSAHAPFCAIAHKHKPLYGLQFHPESAHSAQGGRMLANFALQICACKGGWNMQDFLTQQIQSIKDQVGSDRVLCAVSGGVDSSVVAALCARALKEQVEVVFVDHGLLRAGERDQVARMFADLQIPLHVLDAQDLFLSRLKGVVEPEQKRQIIGHAFIEVFEQKAQELSKQGSIKWLAQGTLYPDVIESVSAKGPSAVIKSHHNVGGLPEKMNLKLLEPLRELFKDEVRALGARLGLPEKMLARHPFPGPGLAIRILGEVNTPSLELLRQADSIFMQALHNEGLYNEVWQAFCVLLNVFSVGVMGDKRTYDNTIALRAVQASDGMSAHCAPLPFAFLERVANAIINQVPGINRVVYDITSKPPGTIEWE; translated from the coding sequence ATGGCAGATTTAGAGATTTTAGTCTTGGATTTTGGGAGTCAGACGACCCAACTCATCGCGCGGCGTTTGCGCGAATGCGGGGTCTATACAGAGATTTACCCCTATAATCTTCCCCTAGAGCAGATTCGCGCTAAAGCCCCCAAGGGGATCATTTTAAGCGGGGGACCAGCTAGTGTGTATGACTCGCAAGCCTACCACTGCGATCCTAAGATTCTTAATCTCAATATTCCTATTTTGGGGATTTGCTATGGCATGCAGTGGTTGGTGCACACTTTAGGGGGGCGCGTGGCGCGTGCGTCCTCTCAAGAGTTTGGGCGCGCACACTTAGAGAATTTGCAAACTAACCCCCTGCTAGAAGGTATTGATCCCTCTAGCGTGGTGTGGATGAGTCATGGGGATCGCGTGGAGGTGATGCCCCTAGATTTTGAAGTCTTAGCCCAAAGCGCGCATGCTCCCTTTTGTGCGATCGCCCATAAACATAAGCCCCTCTATGGCTTGCAATTCCACCCCGAATCCGCGCATAGCGCGCAGGGGGGGCGCATGCTTGCTAATTTTGCCCTACAGATTTGCGCTTGCAAAGGCGGATGGAATATGCAAGATTTTCTAACCCAGCAAATCCAAAGCATAAAAGATCAAGTGGGGAGTGATCGGGTGTTGTGTGCGGTGAGTGGAGGGGTGGACTCAAGCGTGGTCGCGGCTCTGTGTGCGCGCGCGCTAAAAGAGCAGGTGGAGGTGGTGTTTGTGGATCACGGCTTGTTAAGGGCTGGGGAGCGCGATCAAGTGGCACGCATGTTTGCAGATTTGCAAATTCCCTTGCATGTGCTAGACGCGCAAGATTTGTTTTTAAGCCGTCTTAAAGGGGTGGTGGAGCCTGAACAAAAACGCCAAATCATCGGGCATGCTTTTATTGAGGTCTTTGAACAAAAGGCGCAAGAACTCTCTAAGCAGGGGAGCATCAAATGGCTGGCTCAAGGCACGCTTTACCCGGATGTCATCGAATCGGTGAGTGCTAAGGGTCCTTCAGCAGTGATCAAATCCCACCACAATGTGGGCGGGTTGCCTGAGAAAATGAATTTGAAACTCTTAGAACCCTTAAGAGAACTCTTTAAAGATGAGGTGCGCGCGCTAGGGGCGCGCTTAGGACTGCCCGAAAAAATGTTAGCCCGCCACCCCTTCCCCGGTCCAGGTCTTGCAATCCGCATTTTAGGCGAGGTCAACACACCTAGCTTAGAGCTCTTGCGTCAAGCCGACTCTATTTTTATGCAAGCCTTGCACAACGAGGGACTGTATAATGAGGTATGGCAAGCCTTTTGCGTGTTGCTCAATGTGTTTTCAGTGGGGGTGATGGGAGATAAGCGCACCTATGATAACACCATCGCACTTAGGGCGGTGCAGGCTAGCGATGGGATGAGCGCGCATTGTGCACCCTTGCCCTTTGCATTTTTAGAGCGCGTGGCTAATGCTATCATTAATCAAGTGCCCGGGATTAACCGCGTGGTCTATGACATTACTTCTAAGCCTCCGGGGACCATTGAATGGGAATAG
- the ccoG gene encoding cytochrome c oxidase accessory protein CcoG — translation MASMPSLSQKKPFYNSLRFKRYLTYVCISLFSALIPFIHIGDGQIFLISFEHRQIHLLGKIYSAQEMYLLPFLVIFLFIFIFFMTSMLGRVWCGWGCPQTIFRVILRDLIETKLLGLHAKISNKQRLIAPTMANKLKKILALILFAPVPIASMAVLLFYFVPPLEFIDHLRHPEDHGLLLGIWAVLSAVVFLDITWVQERFCIYLCPYARVQSVLFDDHTLNPIYDTRRGGAIYDNNDVKIPTLPQKRDPKNECVSCNHCVHVCPTHIDIRKGMQLECINCLECVDACTATMGKLGKKSLINWSSSQALATRSPVKFWRAKTLAYVGVLAIVVGALVVGTLKKASMILDITHGGRLYAMHEKFVDNSYLFLFQNTSNKPHAYTFNIDDPNISILRPTGTLTIEPQGKLKVVVILRMPVQKAKQAYLAHEVTQAKKGILPITIKAYSVDDPSIVLEQKTIFIVPHF, via the coding sequence ATGGCAAGCATGCCTAGCCTCTCCCAAAAAAAACCTTTCTACAATTCTCTACGCTTTAAGCGTTACTTAACTTATGTGTGCATAAGTCTCTTTTCTGCCCTCATTCCCTTTATCCATATAGGCGATGGGCAGATTTTTTTAATCTCTTTTGAGCACCGCCAAATCCACCTTTTGGGCAAAATTTACAGCGCGCAGGAGATGTATTTATTGCCTTTCTTGGTGATTTTCTTATTTATTTTTATCTTTTTTATGACCTCGATGCTGGGGCGGGTGTGGTGTGGTTGGGGTTGCCCACAGACCATCTTTAGGGTGATTTTGCGCGATCTGATCGAAACCAAGCTTTTAGGCCTGCATGCCAAAATTTCTAACAAACAACGCCTCATAGCTCCCACAATGGCTAATAAGCTCAAAAAGATTTTAGCCTTGATTCTCTTTGCTCCCGTGCCCATCGCTTCGATGGCGGTGTTGCTCTTTTATTTTGTCCCTCCTTTGGAGTTTATAGATCATCTGCGCCACCCTGAAGATCATGGACTTTTATTAGGGATTTGGGCGGTTTTGAGCGCGGTGGTGTTTTTAGACATCACTTGGGTGCAAGAACGCTTTTGTATTTATCTCTGTCCTTACGCGCGAGTGCAAAGCGTGCTTTTTGATGATCACACCCTCAACCCTATCTATGACACGCGCAGAGGGGGGGCAATTTATGATAATAACGATGTCAAAATCCCCACCTTGCCCCAAAAACGCGACCCCAAAAACGAGTGTGTGAGTTGTAACCACTGCGTGCATGTCTGCCCTACACATATTGACATCCGTAAGGGCATGCAACTTGAGTGTATCAACTGCTTGGAGTGTGTGGATGCTTGCACCGCCACAATGGGCAAACTGGGTAAAAAAAGCTTGATCAATTGGTCTTCTAGTCAAGCCTTGGCTACACGCAGTCCGGTCAAATTTTGGCGGGCTAAGACCTTAGCGTATGTGGGGGTGTTGGCGATTGTAGTGGGTGCGCTAGTGGTAGGCACACTCAAAAAAGCCTCCATGATCCTAGACATCACACATGGAGGGCGCTTGTATGCCATGCATGAAAAATTTGTAGACAATAGCTATCTTTTCTTGTTTCAAAACACGAGCAACAAACCCCACGCCTATACTTTCAATATCGACGATCCCAATATCAGCATTTTGCGGCCCACGGGTACGCTCACTATCGAACCTCAAGGCAAGTTAAAAGTTGTCGTAATCTTACGCATGCCTGTACAAAAGGCCAAGCAGGCCTATCTAGCCCATGAGGTAACTCAAGCTAAAAAGGGTATCTTACCCATCACGATCAAGGCCTATAGCGTGGACGATCCTAGTATCGTTTTAGAACAAAAAACAATCTTCATCGTGCCTCATTTTTGA
- the hypD gene encoding hydrogenase formation protein HypD encodes MTDFIHAFRNKEAILALARQIQQESSKLQAPFKIMEVCGGHTHSLMRYGLLDLLQNTPLEFVHGPGCPVCVMPKLRIDEAIALAQMPETILITLADMMRIPGSVLSLQKARALGADVRFAYSPLQALEIARTNPLKNVVFVAIGFETTTPMTASLLLQAQAEGLKNLFVHNNHVLVPPSVQAVLQNSKIHALIAPSHVSVITGAKIYQPLLERFQMPIVVAGFEPVDVLEGVLCLVRQARQQETRLEIQYRRVVSFEGNLKAQSLIEQTMQVRQSFEWRGLGEIPFSAMQMRAEFAEFDAEVVFQEVLPKKSALEPKNCLCGQILKGQAKPLDCSLFNKTCTPSHPVGACMVSSEGACAAYHRYGLDFSKKIG; translated from the coding sequence ATGACTGATTTTATCCACGCTTTTAGAAACAAAGAGGCTATTTTAGCCCTCGCGCGCCAAATCCAACAAGAGAGTTCTAAATTACAAGCTCCTTTTAAAATTATGGAAGTGTGTGGGGGACACACCCATTCTTTAATGCGCTATGGCCTACTAGATTTACTGCAAAACACCCCCTTAGAGTTTGTGCATGGTCCGGGGTGTCCGGTGTGCGTGATGCCCAAACTGCGCATTGATGAAGCTATTGCTCTAGCTCAAATGCCAGAGACGATTCTAATCACTCTAGCGGATATGATGCGCATTCCCGGGAGTGTCTTAAGTCTGCAAAAAGCGCGCGCGCTAGGAGCTGATGTGCGCTTTGCTTACTCCCCCCTGCAAGCCCTAGAGATCGCTAGGACAAATCCGCTAAAAAATGTCGTGTTTGTAGCAATCGGCTTTGAAACCACTACGCCTATGACAGCTAGCTTATTATTGCAGGCTCAAGCAGAGGGGCTAAAAAATCTCTTCGTGCACAATAACCATGTGCTTGTGCCCCCCAGTGTGCAAGCCGTGCTTCAAAACTCTAAAATTCACGCCCTGATCGCCCCCTCGCATGTGAGTGTGATCACAGGGGCTAAGATTTATCAACCTCTCTTGGAGCGTTTTCAAATGCCCATCGTGGTGGCTGGCTTTGAGCCGGTGGATGTGCTCGAGGGAGTGTTGTGTCTTGTGCGCCAAGCACGCCAACAAGAAACCCGCTTAGAAATTCAATACCGCCGTGTGGTGAGCTTTGAGGGCAATTTAAAAGCCCAAAGTTTGATAGAGCAAACCATGCAGGTGCGTCAAAGTTTTGAGTGGCGCGGGCTAGGGGAGATCCCCTTTTCGGCAATGCAAATGCGCGCGGAGTTTGCAGAATTTGATGCAGAGGTGGTGTTTCAAGAGGTCTTGCCAAAGAAAAGCGCGCTTGAGCCTAAAAACTGCCTTTGTGGACAGATTTTAAAAGGGCAAGCCAAACCCCTAGATTGTTCTTTATTCAACAAAACCTGCACGCCTAGCCACCCTGTGGGGGCGTGTATGGTCAGCTCTGAGGGGGCTTGTGCCGCCTATCATAGATATGGGCTTGACTTTTCTAAAAAAATAGGCTAA
- a CDS encoding HypC/HybG/HupF family hydrogenase formation chaperone, with amino-acid sequence MCLAIPSKVIALKGNVATLETMGVQREASLDLMDESIEVGDFVLLHIGFVVGKIDTQQALESLALYEQMIAKMETDD; translated from the coding sequence ATGTGTCTGGCCATTCCCTCTAAAGTGATCGCCCTGAAGGGCAATGTAGCGACCCTAGAGACTATGGGTGTGCAAAGAGAAGCAAGTTTAGATTTAATGGACGAATCTATAGAAGTGGGGGATTTTGTGCTTTTACATATTGGCTTTGTGGTGGGCAAGATCGACACGCAACAAGCTTTAGAGTCTCTAGCTCTGTATGAGCAGATGATCGCCAAAATGGAGACAGATGACTGA
- the hypB gene encoding hydrogenase nickel incorporation protein HypB, giving the protein MVETTQRSQNLNNNPNLSKKDVQVVERILSKNDLKALEMKDRYKQDGLYVLNFMSSPGSGKTTLLENLASFEDFKFCVIEGDLQTNRDADRLLKKNVVAQQITTGEACHLEAAMLEGAYDILKQKGAIAQSDYLIIENVGNLVCPSSYNLGAAMNIVLLSTPEGDDKALKYPSMFLCADAVVVSKADLMEVFNFRLSQVQEDMDKLKPGTPIFTLSSKDRTSLEAFKDFLVSRRAQNYQSDHIF; this is encoded by the coding sequence ATGGTAGAAACAACTCAAAGAAGCCAAAACCTCAACAATAACCCCAATTTGAGTAAAAAAGATGTCCAAGTTGTGGAGAGAATTTTAAGTAAGAACGATCTAAAAGCTCTTGAGATGAAAGATCGTTACAAACAAGATGGGCTGTATGTGCTCAATTTTATGAGTTCGCCCGGAAGTGGTAAAACCACGCTTTTAGAAAATCTCGCCAGCTTTGAGGATTTTAAATTCTGCGTGATCGAGGGGGATTTACAGACTAATCGGGATGCTGATCGGCTTTTAAAAAAGAATGTCGTCGCCCAGCAGATCACTACAGGGGAAGCCTGCCACTTAGAAGCAGCTATGTTGGAGGGGGCGTATGACATTCTCAAACAAAAGGGCGCGATCGCTCAAAGTGATTATCTCATTATTGAAAATGTGGGGAATTTGGTTTGCCCCTCTAGTTATAACTTGGGCGCGGCGATGAATATTGTCTTGCTCTCCACCCCTGAGGGCGATGACAAGGCTTTGAAATACCCTAGCATGTTTTTATGCGCCGATGCGGTGGTGGTGAGTAAAGCTGATTTGATGGAGGTTTTTAACTTTAGACTCTCTCAAGTCCAGGAAGATATGGACAAACTCAAACCCGGCACGCCTATTTTTACTTTGAGCTCCAAAGATCGCACTAGCCTAGAAGCCTTTAAAGACTTCCTTGTTTCAAGACGCGCGCAAAATTACCAGTCCGATCATATCTTCTAA
- a CDS encoding Eco57I restriction-modification methylase domain-containing protein: protein MFYFHNTLFTPYTLEQELPKLYHFEQSKEQARYALEQINALNLHTFKESNEHQFEDDFIAKVLEILGWEYLRQEEKILQGKLEKPDFLLFASPELKQKYQALDKAERYASNAFFSVVCESKAYSLEVDNKKITHNPHYQLLGYLNALRHNYGFLTNGRVWRFYDASKPTYNKVFFEVNLEFILQTQDLEHFLYFYHLFNASNFIDCKITHTLHANEQHKNAIETDLQSLIYGTDGYDFSLFEDIGAALYARHPETPLDQIYQNTLYFLFRLLFIAYFEDKFEDLLKKHSGFGKHLSIHNILEWLEDNPNTYYGIARLEQLFAIYNEGNENCDMPLFNGGLFEPSKSALFKKGKIISDKLLKRILTHLFYFKECKRGYATLNLVHLGSIYEGLMSYFFALADEELHYCTTPKGEGYYDAYDYKQKHKNKEKIQSLKAYTKGQLYLKNTSNSRKSSGSFYTNEQITKTLVEHALAHLDNDNVLSFRILDNACGSGAFLIEALHQVSQKALAHNYPALQAPFEQEKALIEQQAQSYITGYQVDEADVLKRLLLKKLIFGIDINPFSIELAKLSLWIDSFIFGTPLSFLEHHIKCGNALIGCSLREFEAFLGKNGTLFNPNFFKEFETLKTLFSQLANTKDSTKEEIAHSKALYAQIKPHLDHLNLYLNFYNTQEFIAHKADPALKEFWREKAQGLEGVGLEQLHAPEYAEVKECIQAHAKEFKFFNYEIEFPEIAHSAGGLFALQHSGFDAIVGNPPWEKSKFDESEFFSSFRSDYRTFSLQEKQDFKAEALAKDYIKKEFETQQAHIQTTNTYYKAHYPLSRGAGDGNLFRFFIERNLSLLAPKAKLALVIPSALMLEEGSLHLREHILKTHALEFFYSFENRQGIFPDVDSRYKFALLGISAKKHQKRIKTLFYLENISDITKQKPLLISSKTLLKTPKCALKEVRNALDLEILEHCALKFARLSEGWLNFRQELSMTTDKDLFMPLSTPTTPHPKRARTKTQELSAKTQAKATLLPLLEGKHIHQFNAQFAPPRYGVELKALQERTKSKECHRAKKGEYTGKIAYEYQYLRLGYREVARDTDERSFIVSLIPKNCSAGHKIFLNVPYTYTPKGIVEVSPLQTLFALGLFNSLVVDFYLRSLIQISVSKVYVYQLPLPQPNTQEITDNPIYFSIAKCALECQLYYDKAGHFKELADLFKTPLDIPKTAKLLDTKRARMDILIARDIYALSYDQFLHLLDSFKVLAKKQPGFVELVKSLWEE, encoded by the coding sequence ATGTTTTATTTCCACAACACCCTTTTCACCCCCTACACCTTAGAACAAGAGTTGCCTAAACTTTATCACTTTGAGCAGAGCAAAGAGCAAGCTCGGTACGCTTTAGAGCAAATAAATGCGCTCAATCTGCACACTTTTAAAGAGAGCAATGAACACCAGTTTGAAGATGATTTCATTGCCAAAGTTTTAGAGATTTTGGGCTGGGAATACCTGCGCCAAGAAGAAAAGATTCTTCAGGGCAAATTAGAAAAACCTGATTTTTTGCTCTTCGCTAGTCCAGAGTTAAAACAAAAATACCAAGCCCTAGATAAAGCAGAACGCTACGCCAGTAACGCCTTTTTTAGCGTGGTGTGTGAGAGCAAGGCTTACAGCCTAGAAGTGGATAACAAAAAAATCACCCACAACCCCCATTACCAACTTTTAGGCTATCTCAATGCACTGCGCCACAATTATGGCTTTTTGACTAATGGGAGAGTGTGGCGTTTTTATGACGCGAGTAAGCCCACTTACAATAAAGTCTTTTTTGAAGTCAATTTAGAATTTATTTTGCAAACCCAAGATTTAGAGCATTTTCTCTACTTTTACCACCTTTTTAATGCTTCTAACTTTATAGATTGCAAAATCACCCACACCCTGCACGCCAATGAGCAACACAAAAACGCGATTGAAACAGATTTACAAAGCCTGATCTATGGCACAGATGGCTATGACTTCTCTTTGTTTGAGGACATCGGCGCAGCCCTTTATGCGCGCCACCCTGAAACTCCCCTAGATCAGATTTATCAAAACACCCTCTATTTTCTCTTTAGATTACTCTTTATCGCCTACTTTGAAGACAAGTTTGAGGACCTGCTCAAAAAACATAGTGGGTTTGGCAAGCATCTAAGTATCCATAACATCCTAGAATGGTTAGAGGACAACCCCAATACTTACTATGGCATCGCCCGCTTAGAACAACTCTTTGCTATCTATAATGAGGGCAATGAAAATTGCGATATGCCTCTTTTTAATGGCGGACTCTTTGAGCCCAGTAAGAGCGCCCTTTTTAAAAAGGGCAAGATCATTAGCGACAAACTCTTAAAGCGGATTTTAACCCATCTTTTTTATTTCAAAGAGTGCAAGCGCGGTTACGCCACTTTAAACTTAGTGCATTTGGGGAGCATTTATGAGGGGCTGATGTCCTACTTCTTTGCTTTGGCTGATGAAGAACTACACTACTGCACCACGCCAAAAGGAGAGGGTTATTATGATGCCTACGATTACAAACAAAAGCACAAAAATAAAGAGAAAATCCAAAGCCTTAAAGCCTACACTAAAGGTCAGCTTTATCTTAAAAATACTTCTAATTCTAGGAAGTCTAGCGGAAGTTTTTACACCAATGAGCAGATCACAAAAACTTTAGTGGAGCACGCCCTAGCCCACCTTGATAATGACAATGTCCTAAGCTTTAGGATTTTAGATAACGCTTGCGGTTCAGGAGCATTTCTCATTGAGGCGTTGCACCAAGTCAGCCAAAAAGCCTTAGCACACAACTATCCCGCCTTGCAAGCCCCCTTTGAGCAAGAAAAAGCCCTCATTGAACAACAAGCCCAAAGCTATATCACAGGTTACCAAGTAGATGAAGCCGATGTGCTCAAACGCCTCCTGCTTAAAAAGCTCATCTTTGGGATTGACATCAACCCTTTTAGCATCGAGTTAGCCAAACTCTCGCTATGGATTGATAGCTTTATCTTTGGCACGCCTCTAAGCTTTTTAGAACACCATATCAAGTGCGGGAACGCCCTTATAGGCTGTTCCCTTAGAGAATTTGAAGCCTTTTTGGGAAAAAATGGCACTTTGTTTAACCCTAACTTCTTTAAAGAATTTGAAACTCTTAAAACCCTCTTTAGCCAGCTAGCCAACACCAAAGACAGCACCAAAGAAGAGATCGCCCACTCCAAAGCCCTCTATGCTCAAATCAAGCCCCACCTAGATCATCTCAACCTCTATTTAAACTTCTACAACACCCAAGAGTTTATCGCCCACAAGGCAGACCCTGCCCTCAAAGAGTTTTGGAGGGAAAAGGCGCAGGGCTTAGAGGGCGTGGGGCTAGAGCAACTGCACGCCCCAGAGTATGCAGAGGTCAAAGAGTGCATACAAGCCCACGCTAAAGAGTTCAAATTCTTCAACTACGAAATAGAATTCCCTGAAATTGCCCATTCTGCAGGGGGTTTATTTGCTCTGCAACATAGTGGCTTTGATGCCATTGTGGGCAACCCCCCTTGGGAGAAGAGCAAATTTGATGAAAGCGAGTTTTTTAGCTCTTTTAGGAGCGATTACCGCACCTTTAGCCTTCAAGAAAAGCAAGATTTTAAAGCAGAAGCTTTAGCCAAAGACTACATTAAAAAAGAGTTTGAAACACAGCAAGCCCACATACAAACTACCAACACCTATTACAAAGCCCATTACCCTTTGAGTCGTGGGGCAGGGGATGGCAATCTCTTTAGATTTTTTATTGAACGCAATTTGAGCCTGCTAGCCCCTAAAGCCAAGCTAGCTTTAGTTATTCCTAGCGCGCTGATGCTAGAAGAGGGGAGTTTGCACTTAAGAGAACATATTTTAAAAACACATGCCCTAGAGTTTTTTTACAGCTTTGAAAACCGCCAAGGCATTTTCCCCGATGTGGATAGCCGTTATAAATTCGCTTTGCTAGGCATTAGTGCTAAGAAGCACCAAAAACGCATTAAAACGCTCTTTTACTTAGAAAATATCAGCGACATCACCAAGCAAAAACCTCTTTTGATCTCCTCTAAAACTTTGCTAAAAACCCCCAAATGCGCGCTAAAGGAAGTGCGCAACGCCCTAGACTTAGAGATTTTAGAGCACTGCGCTTTAAAGTTTGCACGACTGAGTGAGGGGTGGCTCAATTTTAGACAAGAACTCAGCATGACCACCGATAAAGACCTTTTTATGCCCCTGAGCACGCCCACTACGCCCCACCCCAAGAGAGCGCGCACTAAAACCCAAGAACTCTCTGCCAAAACCCAAGCAAAAGCCACGCTTTTGCCTCTGCTAGAGGGCAAGCACATCCACCAATTTAATGCGCAGTTTGCACCCCCGCGCTATGGCGTGGAGCTAAAAGCACTCCAAGAGCGCACAAAAAGCAAAGAGTGTCATCGCGCTAAAAAGGGAGAATACACGGGCAAGATTGCCTATGAGTATCAATATTTGAGGTTGGGGTATAGAGAGGTGGCACGCGATACTGATGAGCGAAGTTTTATTGTGAGTTTGATTCCTAAAAATTGTAGCGCAGGGCATAAAATTTTTTTAAATGTGCCCTATACTTACACTCCAAAGGGCATAGTAGAAGTGTCCCCCTTGCAAACTCTTTTTGCTTTAGGGCTGTTTAATTCTTTGGTGGTGGATTTTTATTTGCGCTCTCTTATACAAATTAGTGTCAGTAAAGTTTATGTCTATCAACTCCCCCTCCCCCAGCCAAACACCCAAGAGATCACAGACAACCCCATTTATTTTTCTATTGCTAAGTGCGCCCTAGAATGCCAGCTTTATTACGACAAAGCAGGGCACTTTAAAGAGCTAGCCGACCTCTTTAAAACCCCCCTAGACATCCCCAAAACCGCTAAACTTCTAGACACCAAGCGCGCAAGGATGGACATTCTCATCGCGCGTGATATTTACGCCTTGAGCTACGATCAATTCTTACATCTACTAGACTCCTTTAAAGTCCTTGCCAAAAAACAACCGGGGTTTGTGGAGTTGGTGAAGAGTTTGTGGGAAGAGTAG
- a CDS encoding aromatic amino acid transport family protein, with the protein MVKWNKADMMWSLSLYGTAIGAGVLFLPINAGMGGLIPLIAMLLLAFPLTFLTHRALCRFVLGGSDKSDDITVVGENYFGKFGGVVLTILYFFAIFPILLVYSVGITNNISSFFVHQLGLAEPNRLLLSFLVVGVLMLVVSFGEEVVIKTMSAIVFPFIAVLIFSALWLIPKWNNALFEHISFSGVGGESLWIVMLLILPTMVFAFNHSPIISSLAVHCKQAYGEDADKKASSIIARSNILMIITVMFFVFSCAMCLSPMEFKEAKEQNLPILSYLANHFEDMKTFAIVAPIIAFVAMGKSFFGHYLGAREGLNRILFYATHQKISLSNANKITALITFLVAWFVAYKNPSVLEIIESIGGPILAIILYLMPLYAIYKFPQLHKYKNLWQNLLILLFGLITISTAIYKLF; encoded by the coding sequence ATGGTCAAATGGAATAAAGCGGATATGATGTGGAGCTTAAGTCTTTATGGCACAGCCATTGGTGCGGGTGTATTGTTTCTGCCTATCAATGCGGGAATGGGGGGGTTAATCCCCTTGATTGCCATGCTCCTACTTGCATTCCCTTTAACTTTTTTAACACACCGCGCATTGTGCCGTTTTGTGCTGGGGGGATCGGATAAGAGTGATGATATTACAGTGGTAGGAGAAAATTATTTTGGTAAATTTGGGGGAGTTGTGCTGACAATTCTTTATTTCTTTGCCATTTTTCCTATTTTGCTTGTATATAGCGTAGGGATCACCAATAATATTAGTAGTTTTTTTGTGCATCAATTAGGATTGGCCGAACCCAACCGCTTGTTGCTTTCTTTTTTGGTCGTGGGTGTTTTAATGCTCGTGGTGAGTTTTGGCGAGGAGGTTGTGATTAAAACAATGTCTGCAATTGTATTCCCCTTTATCGCAGTGCTTATTTTTAGCGCATTGTGGCTCATCCCCAAATGGAATAACGCGCTTTTTGAACACATTAGTTTTAGTGGCGTGGGTGGAGAAAGCTTATGGATTGTGATGCTGTTAATTTTGCCTACTATGGTGTTTGCCTTTAACCATTCCCCTATTATCTCTTCGCTCGCTGTGCATTGTAAGCAAGCTTACGGGGAAGATGCGGACAAAAAGGCTTCCAGTATCATTGCACGAAGCAATATTTTGATGATTATTACCGTGATGTTTTTTGTCTTTTCTTGTGCGATGTGTTTGAGTCCTATGGAGTTTAAAGAGGCCAAAGAACAAAATCTTCCTATTCTTTCTTATCTTGCCAACCATTTTGAAGATATGAAAACTTTTGCCATTGTGGCTCCAATCATCGCATTTGTTGCGATGGGGAAATCCTTTTTTGGGCACTATTTAGGCGCGCGCGAGGGATTGAATAGAATCTTATTCTATGCGACCCATCAAAAAATCTCTCTGTCTAACGCGAATAAAATTACGGCATTGATCACCTTTCTTGTGGCTTGGTTTGTTGCCTATAAAAATCCCAGTGTTTTAGAGATCATTGAGAGCATCGGAGGCCCAATTCTAGCTATTATTCTTTATTTGATGCCACTCTATGCTATCTATAAATTTCCACAATTGCATAAATATAAAAATTTATGGCAAAACCTATTGATTTTGTTATTTGGCTTGATTACAATTTCAACCGCAATTTATAAGTTATTTTAA